In a genomic window of Streptomyces sp. NBC_01231:
- a CDS encoding exo-alpha-sialidase: protein MTNRLLDGFDRTDTTLPAPTVQSHAANLTVLPGGDLGCVWFGGTQEGMADISVWFSRLAPGTTTWTEPVRLSDDPTRSEQNPVLFPTPSGALWLLHTAQRGGDQDTAEVRLRVSHDHGTTWEATRTLFPATPGVGGVFVRQPPVVLPTGRLLLPVFRCRTAPGEKWSGDLDTSAVMISDDEGGTWHERAVPGSTGLVHMNVHRLPDGSLLALYRSRRADAVHRSVSLDDGDTWSEPEPLDLPNNNSSIQYAPLADGRLALVYNHSSAADATARRVSLYDELDDTGGLADPKAPGGSAPTAARQAPSTAFWGAPRAPLSLALSSDGGLSWPLRADLVTGDGHCLTNNSRDGLNRELSYPSVTQAPDGALHIAYTHHRKVIRHIRLIPR, encoded by the coding sequence GTGACGAACCGACTCCTCGACGGCTTCGACCGCACCGACACCACCCTGCCCGCACCGACCGTGCAGAGCCACGCCGCCAACCTCACCGTGCTGCCCGGCGGGGACCTCGGCTGCGTCTGGTTCGGCGGCACGCAGGAGGGCATGGCGGACATCAGCGTGTGGTTCTCGCGCCTCGCACCCGGCACCACGACGTGGACGGAGCCGGTCCGCCTCTCGGACGACCCGACACGCTCCGAGCAGAACCCCGTGCTCTTCCCCACGCCTTCGGGCGCCCTGTGGCTGCTGCACACCGCCCAGCGAGGCGGAGACCAGGACACCGCCGAGGTACGGCTGCGCGTCAGCCACGACCACGGCACGACCTGGGAGGCGACCCGCACCCTGTTCCCCGCGACCCCGGGCGTCGGCGGCGTCTTCGTCCGTCAGCCACCCGTCGTCCTGCCCACCGGCCGTCTGCTGCTGCCCGTCTTCCGCTGCCGGACCGCTCCCGGCGAGAAGTGGTCGGGCGACCTCGACACCAGCGCCGTGATGATCAGCGACGACGAGGGAGGCACCTGGCACGAGCGGGCCGTGCCCGGCTCCACGGGCCTGGTCCACATGAACGTCCACCGGCTGCCGGACGGCTCCCTCCTCGCTCTCTACCGCAGTCGGCGCGCCGACGCCGTGCACCGGTCCGTGTCGCTGGACGACGGCGACACCTGGAGCGAGCCGGAGCCGCTCGATCTGCCGAACAACAACTCCTCGATCCAGTACGCCCCGTTGGCCGACGGCCGCCTGGCCCTCGTCTACAACCACAGCAGCGCCGCCGACGCGACCGCCCGCCGCGTCTCCCTCTACGACGAGCTCGACGACACGGGCGGGCTCGCCGACCCCAAGGCCCCGGGCGGCTCGGCGCCCACGGCGGCACGGCAGGCGCCGTCGACCGCGTTCTGGGGTGCCCCGCGCGCCCCGCTCAGCCTCGCCCTCTCGTCCGACGGCGGCCTCAGCTGGCCGTTGCGCGCCGACCTCGTGACCGGCGACGGACACTGCCTCACCAACAACTCCCGCGACGGCCTCAACCGCGAACTGTCGTATCCCTCGGTGACGCAGGCACCGGACGGGGCCCTCCACATCGCCTACACCCACCACCGCAAGGTCATCCGCCATATCCGGCTCATCCCGCGGTAG
- a CDS encoding MmcQ/YjbR family DNA-binding protein gives MPDAEDVRRIALSLPDTTEKVAWSMPTFRVAGKMFATLPEDETSLAVRCPKEERGELVLAEPEKFWIADHEAQFAWVRARISALEEDELRDILADSWRQAAPSRLIEAYPELGLPTGG, from the coding sequence ATGCCGGATGCCGAAGACGTACGACGGATCGCCCTGTCCCTGCCGGACACGACGGAGAAGGTCGCTTGGAGCATGCCCACGTTCCGGGTCGCTGGGAAGATGTTCGCCACGCTGCCCGAGGACGAGACCTCCCTCGCGGTGCGCTGCCCCAAGGAGGAACGCGGCGAACTGGTCCTGGCGGAGCCGGAGAAGTTCTGGATCGCCGATCACGAGGCGCAGTTCGCCTGGGTGCGGGCCCGCATCTCGGCCCTGGAGGAGGACGAGCTGCGGGACATCCTCGCCGACTCCTGGAGGCAGGCGGCGCCCTCCCGACTCATCGAGGCCTACCCCGAGTTGGGACTGCCGACCGGAGGCTGA
- a CDS encoding aldolase/citrate lyase family protein has translation MTPAEFTAALRAREQLLGYWCLMDAPVATERIARLGYDYVALDAQHGLFGYSGMLNNLLAIDSRGSTAVGLVRVEANDPAPIGRALDAGATGVIVPLVDTAEQAAEAVAAVRYPPHGRRSYGPMRSALRIGPDPADTHDSTVVLAMIETAEGLADVEAICATPGLDGVYVGPSDLRIALGGASSTDPALADAFEAALGTVREAAAAAGIAAGIHNPDGASASKRLAEGFTFATVACDLVHLEQTARGHLAAARTSGEAL, from the coding sequence ATGACCCCCGCAGAGTTCACCGCCGCCCTGCGCGCCCGCGAGCAACTGCTCGGATACTGGTGCCTGATGGACGCGCCCGTGGCCACCGAGCGCATCGCCCGCCTCGGCTACGACTACGTCGCGCTGGACGCCCAGCACGGCCTGTTCGGCTATTCCGGCATGCTCAACAACCTCCTCGCGATCGACAGCCGGGGCTCCACCGCCGTCGGCCTGGTCCGGGTGGAGGCCAACGACCCCGCCCCGATCGGCCGTGCCCTCGACGCGGGCGCGACCGGAGTGATCGTGCCGCTGGTCGACACGGCCGAGCAGGCCGCCGAGGCCGTCGCCGCTGTCCGCTATCCCCCGCACGGCCGACGCTCCTACGGCCCGATGCGCTCGGCGCTGAGGATCGGCCCCGACCCGGCCGACACACACGACAGCACGGTCGTCCTCGCCATGATCGAGACGGCCGAGGGACTCGCCGACGTCGAGGCGATCTGCGCGACGCCGGGCCTCGACGGCGTCTACGTCGGCCCCTCCGACCTGCGGATCGCCCTCGGCGGCGCCTCGTCCACGGACCCGGCGCTGGCCGACGCGTTCGAGGCCGCGCTCGGCACCGTACGCGAGGCGGCGGCCGCCGCCGGAATCGCCGCGGGCATCCACAACCCGGACGGGGCGAGCGCCTCCAAGCGCCTCGCCGAGGGCTTCACCTTCGCGACCGTCGCCTGCGACCTGGTGCACCTGGAGCAGACCGCCCGCGGGCACCTGGCCGCTGCCCGGACCTCTGGAGAGGCACTGTGA
- a CDS encoding ABC transporter substrate-binding protein, whose translation MTRTPPSETPSRRTLLRWGAAGGAGLALSPLAACAGPTGAPGPGTLTLGLNRSLVSLDNKLNQFDAAVTVQRAVRQALTAIGPDMRLQLVLADRFEMTAPTTWSVRLRDGIRYSDGRPVTVDDVATAVRMYADVAGSFILGLFPELPEVEATGERTFRLHTREPVPVLDRLMANILITPAKDNRPEELRSGVGTGPYRVADANSGAGEYTLARVPGYWGGRPPVERVRVRFVPEESSRVVSLRSGELDVIDTITPDSAEQLTGLPGVHLEQTSGVRICQLFYNFRKPRKHPLADARVRRALTYAIDGESLVRDVLTDSAEQAQGVVPLSLQGAERTGRYAHDPSRARQLLRSLGADGLRIKIIWESGEFAADASVMEAVAEMLKEVGVRADLQQFEPGGDILKWRQGKGGDWDVIGNGFPGPTGQAVTMLQAMYAGTAEDERTGDAFMGYVVPSIARRLSDAATETDPAARDRKLAAAQHTVWDTWPAMWAFVPKTVLARRARVDGIRLLPVNSYDLTAVRLEG comes from the coding sequence ATGACCCGAACTCCCCCGAGTGAGACGCCCAGCCGTCGCACCCTGCTGCGCTGGGGCGCCGCGGGCGGCGCCGGTCTCGCTCTCTCCCCACTGGCCGCCTGCGCCGGCCCCACCGGCGCCCCCGGCCCCGGCACCCTCACGCTCGGGCTGAACCGCTCGCTGGTCAGCCTGGACAACAAGCTCAACCAGTTCGACGCCGCGGTGACCGTGCAGCGGGCCGTGCGCCAGGCCCTCACGGCCATCGGTCCGGACATGCGACTCCAACTGGTCCTCGCCGACCGGTTCGAGATGACCGCACCGACCACCTGGAGCGTCCGCCTGCGCGACGGGATCCGCTACTCCGACGGCCGGCCCGTGACCGTCGACGACGTGGCCACCGCGGTGCGGATGTACGCGGACGTCGCCGGCTCGTTCATCCTCGGCCTGTTCCCCGAACTGCCCGAGGTCGAGGCGACCGGCGAACGCACCTTCCGGCTCCACACCCGCGAACCGGTGCCCGTCCTGGACCGCCTGATGGCCAACATCCTCATCACCCCGGCGAAGGACAACCGGCCCGAGGAACTCCGCTCCGGCGTCGGCACCGGCCCCTACCGGGTGGCCGACGCCAACAGCGGCGCGGGCGAGTACACCCTGGCCCGTGTCCCGGGGTACTGGGGCGGGCGGCCGCCCGTCGAACGGGTCCGGGTCCGCTTCGTGCCCGAGGAGTCGAGCCGGGTCGTCTCCCTGCGCAGCGGCGAACTGGACGTCATCGACACCATCACCCCCGACTCCGCCGAACAGCTCACCGGGCTGCCCGGCGTGCATCTGGAGCAGACCTCCGGAGTGCGGATCTGCCAGCTCTTCTACAACTTCCGCAAGCCGAGGAAGCACCCGCTCGCCGACGCCCGGGTGCGCCGGGCGCTGACGTACGCCATCGATGGCGAGTCCCTCGTCCGGGACGTGCTCACCGACTCGGCCGAGCAGGCCCAGGGAGTGGTCCCCCTCAGTCTCCAGGGCGCCGAACGCACCGGCCGCTACGCCCACGACCCGTCACGGGCACGGCAGTTGCTGAGGTCCCTGGGCGCCGACGGACTGCGGATCAAAATCATCTGGGAGTCGGGCGAGTTCGCCGCGGACGCCTCCGTGATGGAGGCCGTCGCGGAGATGCTGAAGGAGGTCGGTGTGCGCGCCGACCTGCAACAGTTCGAGCCCGGCGGCGACATCCTCAAGTGGCGCCAGGGCAAGGGCGGAGACTGGGACGTCATCGGCAACGGCTTCCCCGGCCCCACCGGCCAGGCCGTCACCATGCTGCAAGCGATGTACGCGGGCACGGCCGAGGACGAGCGCACCGGTGACGCGTTCATGGGCTACGTCGTCCCGAGCATCGCCCGACGGCTGTCCGACGCGGCCACCGAGACCGATCCCGCCGCCCGTGACCGCAAGCTGGCCGCCGCCCAGCACACCGTCTGGGACACCTGGCCGGCGATGTGGGCCTTCGTGCCGAAGACCGTTCTCGCCCGCCGCGCCCGCGTCGACGGCATCCGGCTGCTGCCGGTCAACTCCTACGACCTGACCGCCGTACGGCTGGAGGGCTGA
- a CDS encoding ABC transporter ATP-binding protein, giving the protein MTRDTSPSSSALLEVEDLQIELLTHRGVVRAVDGVSFTVGRGETVTLIGESGSGKSTTAMGVLRLLPERLAVLSGTARIAGEDVVADPEAARRVRGRTVSLIPQDPMTALSPVHTVGRQLGDALRLRHPGLSRAEARERGTHLLDQVRISRPETRWKAYPHQFSGGMLQRILIAVALAAEPQLLVADEPTSALDATVQASVLDLLMELQERTGVGMLMITHDLGVARLVSDRIHVMKEGRFVESGPAEQIVERPAHPYTGKLLAAVPSLGPWDEDGLDDHSTQGAAR; this is encoded by the coding sequence ATGACCCGCGACACCTCGCCGTCTTCCAGCGCCCTGCTGGAGGTCGAGGACCTGCAGATCGAACTGCTCACCCATCGCGGCGTCGTCCGCGCCGTCGACGGCGTGAGCTTCACCGTCGGACGCGGTGAGACCGTCACGCTCATCGGGGAGTCCGGCTCCGGCAAGTCCACCACGGCCATGGGCGTGCTGCGGCTGCTGCCCGAACGACTCGCCGTGCTGTCCGGCACCGCCCGTATCGCCGGCGAGGACGTCGTCGCCGACCCCGAGGCGGCCCGGCGGGTGCGCGGCCGCACCGTGTCCCTGATTCCCCAGGACCCGATGACCGCGCTCAGCCCCGTCCACACGGTCGGGCGGCAGCTCGGGGACGCCCTGCGGCTGCGCCACCCCGGCCTGTCCCGGGCCGAGGCCCGCGAGCGCGGCACCCACCTGCTGGACCAGGTACGGATCAGCAGGCCCGAGACCCGCTGGAAGGCCTACCCGCACCAGTTCTCCGGCGGCATGCTCCAGCGCATCCTCATCGCCGTCGCGCTGGCCGCCGAACCGCAGCTGCTGGTCGCCGACGAACCCACCTCCGCCCTGGACGCCACCGTCCAGGCGAGCGTCCTGGACCTGCTGATGGAACTTCAGGAACGCACCGGCGTGGGCATGCTGATGATCACCCACGACCTCGGCGTCGCCCGGCTGGTGTCCGACCGCATCCACGTCATGAAGGAGGGCCGGTTCGTCGAGTCCGGGCCGGCCGAGCAGATCGTCGAGCGGCCCGCACACCCGTACACCGGGAAACTGCTCGCGGCCGTCCCGAGCCTCGGCCCCTGGGACGAGGACGGCCTCGACGACCACAGCACACAGGGAGCAGCCCGATGA
- a CDS encoding ABC transporter permease → MSATLTPTDGTARPSAVTAKHLARATATRQRRSARFKLWAGALCTALVALPVALASLLPLPDPDAQNLAGRRLPPLTDGHVFGTDQLGRDLLSRILHGGQVSLSVGILAVLVSGVIGIAAGSAAGYVGGWIDTVVSRLLEAQLALPLLMMLLLVVALFGPSVTVITCVIAIAQWPEVARLTRSLVLVEREKPYVAAARLLGMRSWSVLGRHIIPNILRPASLVVLLLLAQAVLLESALSFLGAGPQRPFATWGRIISDGQDYITTSWWLVTLPGLVIAVLVVGVNLMGDGLRDRIRTTKPAKGA, encoded by the coding sequence ATGTCCGCCACGCTCACCCCGACCGACGGGACCGCCCGGCCCAGCGCGGTCACCGCGAAGCACCTGGCCCGTGCCACCGCCACCAGGCAGCGGCGCAGCGCCCGCTTCAAGCTGTGGGCGGGAGCCCTGTGCACCGCGCTGGTCGCCCTGCCGGTGGCCCTCGCGAGCCTGCTGCCGTTGCCGGACCCGGACGCCCAGAACCTCGCGGGGCGCCGGCTGCCGCCGCTCACCGACGGGCACGTGTTCGGCACCGACCAGCTCGGCCGCGATCTGCTCTCCCGCATCCTGCACGGCGGCCAGGTGTCGCTGTCCGTGGGCATCCTCGCCGTCCTCGTCTCCGGCGTCATCGGGATCGCCGCGGGCTCGGCGGCCGGCTACGTCGGGGGCTGGATCGACACGGTCGTCAGCCGGCTCCTCGAAGCCCAACTGGCCTTGCCCCTGCTGATGATGCTGCTGCTCGTCGTCGCCCTCTTCGGCCCGTCGGTCACCGTCATCACCTGCGTGATCGCCATCGCCCAGTGGCCGGAAGTGGCTCGGCTGACCCGCTCCCTGGTCCTCGTCGAACGGGAGAAGCCCTATGTGGCGGCCGCCCGTCTGCTCGGCATGCGCAGCTGGTCCGTCCTGGGGCGGCACATCATCCCCAACATCCTGCGCCCCGCGAGCCTGGTGGTCCTGCTGCTGCTCGCCCAGGCCGTTCTCCTGGAGAGCGCCCTCAGCTTCCTGGGCGCCGGACCCCAGCGCCCGTTCGCCACCTGGGGCCGCATCATCTCCGACGGCCAGGACTACATCACCACCTCCTGGTGGCTGGTCACGCTTCCCGGCCTGGTCATCGCCGTCCTCGTGGTCGGCGTCAACCTCATGGGAGACGGCCTGCGCGATCGCATCCGTACGACGAAGCCGGCGAAGGGAGCCTGA
- the pdxA gene encoding 4-hydroxythreonine-4-phosphate dehydrogenase PdxA, whose protein sequence is MSFPAPAPCAVRGERPPRGVLALADDLSGAAETAVALGVPGRIVLGPASSDRQPDGEAVVVDLDCRCVPAAEAGRRVREALRAVPSDVLVLKKADSLLRGNLAAETAACADGAEGVVVATALPAMGRTVRGGVAHLDGVPLHATDAWRAESEAPPPSISAALGDARTTLVPLEAVRGDALPGALRAAIAAGHLPVCDAETDTDLDLIARAALACGPGVRLMGTSGLAASVGRLLRRTEGIWAQSTAGQGTPAPAGGCRQRPLLVVVGTADPSAPAQIAQLAELGARHVHLHPDALASDALSTPVALDPFDGASVGVTVLSIDSGPGIRPGAARRLVSALARLAADRAGDADLVLTGGETARRVLDALGVPHLAPLGQIHHGAVHALTPDGRHVVTRPGSFGDTDSLLRIATALRPDLPHLPPQGDLPLNATPTADTHRSLPLIAVTMGDGAGIGPEVIVPALLHPDTLARCRPVVIGDAERLRQAAAIQGVDCDIVSVTAPGEAEFPPGRVNVVDLDLLPADLPWGRLSALAGEAAYQYVRVAADLAMKGAVHGICTAPLNKEALHSAGHLYPGHTELLAHLTGVDEVSMMLSTPKVKVIHVTTHIGLIDAVHRIEPGLVERTVRRGHEAMVRAGVGKPVIGVCGINPHAGENGLFGYGEEEEKIVPALEVLRADGIDARGPLPADTAFFLAGRGDYDLIVAMYHDQGHGPVKVLGIEAGVNLTVGLPVIRTSVDHGTAFDIAGKGVAEAGSMVEAVRQAAEMSSVPVR, encoded by the coding sequence GTGTCTTTCCCCGCCCCCGCGCCCTGCGCCGTCCGCGGTGAGCGGCCGCCGCGAGGTGTCCTCGCCCTCGCCGACGACCTGTCCGGGGCGGCGGAGACCGCGGTGGCGCTCGGTGTGCCGGGCCGGATCGTGCTCGGTCCGGCCTCTTCGGACCGGCAGCCGGACGGTGAGGCCGTCGTCGTCGACCTCGACTGCCGGTGCGTGCCCGCGGCCGAGGCGGGCCGCCGGGTACGCGAGGCCCTGCGCGCCGTGCCCTCGGACGTTCTGGTGCTGAAGAAGGCGGACTCGCTGCTGCGGGGCAACCTCGCCGCCGAGACGGCCGCCTGCGCCGACGGCGCCGAGGGCGTCGTCGTCGCCACCGCCCTGCCCGCCATGGGCCGCACGGTCCGCGGCGGTGTCGCCCATCTCGACGGCGTCCCCCTGCACGCCACGGACGCCTGGCGGGCGGAGAGCGAAGCACCCCCGCCGTCGATCTCCGCCGCGCTCGGGGACGCCCGTACGACCCTGGTCCCGCTGGAGGCGGTACGGGGCGACGCGCTGCCCGGCGCACTGCGCGCGGCGATCGCGGCCGGACACCTTCCGGTGTGCGACGCCGAGACGGACACCGACCTGGACCTGATCGCCCGGGCGGCGCTCGCGTGCGGGCCCGGAGTCCGTCTGATGGGCACGAGCGGCCTCGCCGCGTCGGTCGGCCGCCTGCTGAGGCGTACCGAGGGGATTTGGGCACAGAGCACGGCGGGACAAGGGACTCCGGCTCCGGCCGGGGGATGCCGACAGCGTCCCCTCCTGGTGGTCGTCGGCACCGCCGATCCCTCCGCTCCTGCGCAGATCGCGCAACTCGCGGAGCTCGGTGCACGCCATGTACACCTGCACCCCGACGCCCTGGCCTCCGACGCCCTGTCAACTCCGGTCGCATTGGATCCGTTTGACGGCGCGTCGGTCGGTGTCACTGTCCTCAGCATCGACAGCGGCCCGGGCATCCGGCCCGGTGCGGCACGCCGTCTGGTGTCCGCACTCGCCCGCCTCGCCGCCGACCGCGCGGGCGATGCCGACCTCGTCCTGACGGGCGGTGAGACCGCCCGCCGCGTCCTCGACGCGCTCGGTGTTCCGCACCTGGCGCCGCTCGGCCAGATACACCACGGCGCCGTCCACGCACTCACACCCGACGGACGCCATGTCGTCACCCGGCCCGGCAGCTTCGGCGACACCGACTCCCTGCTGCGGATCGCCACGGCGCTCCGGCCGGACCTCCCCCACCTCCCACCGCAAGGAGACCTCCCGTTGAACGCGACCCCGACCGCCGACACCCACCGTTCGCTGCCGCTCATCGCGGTGACCATGGGGGACGGCGCGGGCATCGGCCCCGAGGTGATCGTCCCGGCGCTGCTGCACCCGGACACCCTCGCCCGCTGCCGTCCCGTCGTCATCGGTGACGCCGAACGGCTGCGGCAGGCCGCCGCGATCCAGGGTGTCGACTGCGACATCGTCTCCGTGACCGCCCCGGGCGAGGCCGAGTTCCCGCCGGGCCGGGTCAACGTCGTGGACCTGGACCTGCTGCCCGCCGACCTGCCCTGGGGCCGGCTGTCCGCCCTCGCCGGCGAGGCCGCCTACCAGTACGTACGGGTGGCCGCGGACCTCGCGATGAAGGGCGCCGTGCACGGCATCTGCACCGCACCGCTCAACAAGGAGGCCCTGCACTCGGCCGGACATCTCTACCCGGGCCACACCGAGTTGCTGGCCCACCTCACCGGCGTGGACGAGGTGTCGATGATGCTGTCCACACCCAAGGTGAAGGTCATTCACGTCACCACCCACATCGGCCTGATCGACGCCGTACACCGCATCGAGCCGGGCCTGGTCGAGCGCACGGTGCGCCGCGGCCATGAGGCGATGGTCCGGGCCGGTGTCGGGAAGCCGGTCATCGGCGTCTGCGGCATCAACCCGCACGCGGGCGAGAACGGACTGTTCGGCTACGGCGAGGAGGAGGAGAAGATCGTCCCCGCTCTCGAGGTGCTGCGCGCGGACGGCATCGACGCCCGCGGCCCCCTCCCGGCCGACACGGCCTTCTTCCTCGCCGGGCGCGGCGACTACGACCTGATCGTCGCGATGTACCACGACCAGGGGCACGGCCCGGTGAAGGTGCTGGGCATCGAGGCGGGCGTCAACCTGACCGTGGGA
- a CDS encoding aldo/keto reductase → MTTGIELPNVPVPLSRLVLGTMTFGDTVDRAGAADMLATALEAGITGVDTANGYAGGESERILAELLPAHRDRIVLATKAGMPHPDQGEHAPLSALGLRAALDGSLKRLGTDRVDLFYLHQPDRTTPLAETLATVAELVAEGKVLALGVSNYAAWQIAELVRVADEVGAPRPVVAQQLHNLLARRIEEEYVEYAAYAAATGLRTMVYNPLGGGLLTGRHRYEKAPEGGRFGDSRLADMYRQRYWDPRLFDAVAELTRVAEGAGIPLAELALRWLLDRDSTDALLLGGSRTGHLRANLVAAQAGPLPADVTAACDEVGAGLRGPMPAYNR, encoded by the coding sequence GTGACCACCGGCATCGAACTGCCGAACGTGCCCGTGCCCCTGTCGCGGCTCGTCCTCGGCACCATGACGTTCGGCGACACCGTCGACCGGGCGGGCGCCGCGGACATGCTCGCGACGGCGCTGGAGGCCGGCATCACCGGCGTGGACACCGCCAACGGCTACGCCGGCGGTGAGAGCGAACGCATCCTCGCCGAGCTGCTGCCCGCCCACCGCGACCGGATCGTGCTCGCCACCAAGGCCGGCATGCCGCACCCCGACCAGGGGGAACACGCCCCCTTGTCCGCCCTCGGCCTGCGGGCCGCCCTGGACGGCAGCCTCAAACGCCTCGGCACCGACCGCGTGGACCTCTTCTATCTGCACCAGCCCGACCGGACCACACCCCTCGCCGAAACCCTCGCCACCGTCGCCGAGTTGGTCGCCGAGGGGAAGGTCCTCGCGCTCGGCGTCTCCAACTACGCGGCCTGGCAGATCGCCGAACTCGTGCGCGTCGCCGACGAGGTGGGCGCCCCACGCCCGGTCGTCGCCCAGCAGCTGCACAATCTCCTCGCCCGCCGGATCGAGGAGGAATACGTCGAGTATGCGGCGTACGCCGCCGCCACCGGTCTGCGCACCATGGTCTACAACCCGCTCGGCGGAGGCCTCCTCACCGGACGGCACCGCTACGAGAAGGCCCCCGAGGGCGGACGGTTCGGCGACTCCCGGCTCGCGGACATGTACCGGCAGCGCTACTGGGACCCGCGTCTGTTCGACGCGGTCGCCGAACTGACCCGGGTCGCAGAGGGCGCGGGCATCCCGCTCGCCGAACTGGCCCTGCGCTGGCTCCTCGACCGGGACTCGACCGACGCCCTGCTGCTCGGCGGTTCCCGGACCGGCCACCTGCGCGCCAACCTCGTCGCCGCGCAGGCCGGACCGCTGCCCGCCGACGTCACCGCCGCCTGCGACGAGGTCGGCGCGGGCCTGCGCGGCCCCATGCCCGCCTACAACCGCTGA
- a CDS encoding dipeptide/oligopeptide/nickel ABC transporter ATP-binding protein: protein MSPAATPDATDVADASAFLDVEDLVVDYPTPSGTVRAVDHVSFSVPRGGSLAVVGESGSGKSTIACAIVRLLKPASGRIVLDGTDLATLPERRLRPLRRRVQMVFQDPYGSLAPHLTALEIVAEPLRVAGVKDRTERRRRAAGLLDRVGLPATALERRPDEFSGGQRQRIGIARALASEPDLLVCDEATSALDVSVQAQVLDLLRELREETGITYIVIAHHLGVVREISTDVVVLKAGQVVERGRTADVLAAPVEPYTRSLRRAALDPTAIRGLKPRTRAASTPAPATAVPEPRRPHTPLTAPPEGTGK from the coding sequence ATGAGTCCAGCAGCGACACCGGACGCGACCGACGTGGCTGACGCGTCGGCGTTTCTCGACGTCGAGGACCTCGTCGTCGACTACCCCACGCCGTCCGGCACCGTGCGCGCCGTCGACCACGTCAGCTTCAGCGTGCCCCGGGGCGGCTCGCTCGCCGTCGTCGGCGAGTCGGGCAGCGGCAAGTCGACCATCGCCTGCGCGATCGTACGACTGCTCAAGCCCGCCTCCGGGCGGATCGTGCTGGACGGCACCGACCTCGCCACGCTGCCCGAGCGACGCCTGAGGCCACTCAGGCGCCGCGTCCAGATGGTCTTCCAGGATCCCTACGGATCCCTCGCCCCGCACCTGACCGCCCTGGAGATCGTGGCCGAACCGCTGCGCGTCGCGGGTGTGAAGGACAGGACCGAACGGCGCCGCCGCGCCGCCGGGCTGCTGGACCGCGTAGGACTGCCGGCCACGGCACTCGAACGACGGCCGGACGAATTCTCCGGCGGGCAGCGTCAGCGCATCGGCATCGCCCGCGCCCTGGCCTCGGAGCCCGACCTGCTGGTCTGCGACGAGGCCACCTCGGCTCTCGACGTGTCCGTGCAGGCCCAGGTCCTCGATCTGCTGCGCGAACTGCGGGAGGAGACCGGCATCACGTACATCGTCATCGCCCACCATCTCGGCGTGGTGCGCGAGATCAGCACCGACGTGGTCGTCCTGAAGGCGGGGCAGGTCGTCGAGCGCGGCCGTACCGCCGACGTGCTCGCCGCCCCCGTCGAGCCCTACACCCGCTCGCTGCGCCGCGCAGCCCTCGACCCCACGGCGATACGGGGACTCAAACCCCGTACCCGGGCGGCCTCGACTCCGGCCCCGGCCACGGCCGTACCGGAGCCGCGCCGGCCCCACACCCCTCTGACCGCCCCACCGGAAGGAACCGGCAAGTGA
- a CDS encoding ABC transporter permease — MTKYLARRLGQSLLTVFLTLSTVFVLVRLAPGDPASAYAPPSATSADLERIRAQFGLDKPLITQYGVFLRDLLRGDLGTSYSFHDSALSVVLDRVPYTITLSVAAIAVTVAVAVPLGVWMARRADTSRELGANVLTIAGQSMPDFWTGVMLLTVFAVLLPVLPASGFTSWSGLVLPTVTIATLQLALVSRLVRREMTTALASPYITVARSRGVSERALTWRYALANSSVPLVTAVGTRFAALLNGVVVVEVVFGWPGVGSLVVRALETRDYPLIQATVLVTATLAILVQLLVDLAYPLLDPRVRLGKAA, encoded by the coding sequence GTGACGAAGTACCTCGCCCGCCGTCTCGGTCAGAGCCTGCTGACCGTCTTCCTGACCCTCTCCACGGTCTTCGTGCTGGTCCGGCTCGCCCCAGGAGACCCCGCCTCCGCATACGCCCCACCGAGCGCCACCAGCGCCGACCTGGAGCGGATCCGCGCCCAGTTCGGCCTCGACAAGCCGTTGATCACCCAGTACGGGGTCTTCCTGCGCGACCTGCTGAGAGGCGACCTCGGCACCAGTTACTCCTTCCACGACTCCGCCCTCAGCGTGGTCCTGGACCGCGTGCCGTACACGATCACGCTTTCCGTCGCGGCGATCGCCGTCACCGTGGCCGTCGCGGTCCCACTGGGGGTGTGGATGGCCCGCCGCGCCGACACCTCGCGGGAACTCGGAGCCAACGTCCTGACCATCGCCGGACAGTCCATGCCGGACTTCTGGACCGGCGTGATGCTGCTGACCGTCTTCGCCGTGCTGCTACCGGTGCTGCCCGCCTCCGGCTTCACGTCCTGGAGCGGCCTCGTCCTGCCGACCGTCACCATCGCGACCCTCCAACTCGCCCTCGTCTCACGGCTCGTACGCCGCGAGATGACCACGGCGCTCGCCTCGCCGTACATCACCGTGGCCCGCTCCCGCGGTGTCTCGGAACGGGCCCTCACCTGGCGCTACGCACTCGCCAACTCCTCCGTCCCGCTGGTCACGGCGGTCGGCACCCGCTTCGCGGCGCTGCTCAACGGAGTCGTGGTGGTCGAGGTCGTCTTCGGCTGGCCAGGGGTCGGCTCCCTCGTCGTCCGCGCCCTGGAGACCCGCGACTACCCGCTCATCCAGGCAACCGTCCTGGTCACAGCGACCCTCGCCATCCTCGTCCAGCTCCTGGTCGACCTCGCCTACCCGCTTCTCGATCCGCGGGTACGACTCGGAAAGGCGGCCTGA